A window of the Euzebya pacifica genome harbors these coding sequences:
- a CDS encoding saccharopine dehydrogenase family protein — MSDRSYDLVLWGATGFTGRLVAAHIRDHAPADLRWALGGRRRDALDGVASDLGMPDLPIVVADAHDRDVMRALAADTRVVCTTVGPYAVHGTDLVAACAEEGTDYCDLTGELQWMRRMIDAHQADAEASGARILHACGFDSIPFDLGVVFTQQVMQDRHGAPAAVVHGRLKAARGAASGGTVASMVNILGEAVTDSDTRSLLRDPYGLNPVGERQGPDGLERMLPQRDDDFGAWSGPFPMSPVNTRVVRRTHALLGHPWGTDFRYDEAMLTGSGPVGALTAAGIGVGMSVGGVVGGLLSAAAPTRKLLERVLPDPGTGPSPDAQEKGFFDVRFVAEDPASGTTLRTRVLGDRDPGYGATSRMLGETALALAAGEATVGGGHWTPGAALGDSLLRRLPAAAGVTFTVLD, encoded by the coding sequence GTGTCCGACCGTTCGTACGACCTCGTCCTGTGGGGCGCCACCGGATTCACCGGCCGCCTCGTCGCCGCCCACATCCGCGACCATGCCCCCGCCGACCTGCGGTGGGCCCTCGGCGGGCGTCGCCGCGACGCGCTGGACGGCGTGGCCAGCGACCTCGGCATGCCGGACCTGCCGATCGTCGTCGCCGATGCGCACGACCGCGACGTCATGCGGGCGCTGGCCGCCGACACCCGGGTGGTGTGCACCACCGTCGGTCCCTACGCCGTGCACGGCACCGACCTGGTCGCCGCGTGCGCCGAGGAGGGCACCGACTACTGCGACCTGACCGGTGAGCTGCAGTGGATGCGGCGCATGATCGACGCCCATCAGGCCGACGCGGAGGCGTCGGGGGCGCGGATACTCCACGCGTGCGGGTTCGACTCCATCCCCTTCGACCTCGGGGTGGTGTTCACCCAGCAGGTCATGCAGGACCGCCACGGTGCCCCCGCCGCGGTCGTGCACGGGCGGCTCAAGGCGGCCCGTGGGGCGGCGAGCGGCGGGACGGTCGCCAGCATGGTCAACATCCTCGGCGAGGCCGTGACCGACAGCGACACGCGCAGCCTGCTGCGTGACCCCTACGGCCTGAACCCGGTGGGGGAGCGGCAGGGGCCCGACGGGCTCGAGCGGATGCTGCCCCAGCGCGACGACGACTTCGGGGCCTGGTCGGGGCCGTTCCCCATGTCGCCGGTCAACACCCGGGTGGTCAGGCGGACCCATGCCTTGCTCGGCCACCCGTGGGGGACGGACTTCCGCTACGACGAGGCGATGCTGACCGGCAGCGGGCCGGTCGGTGCGCTGACGGCTGCCGGCATCGGCGTCGGGATGTCGGTCGGCGGTGTCGTGGGCGGCCTGCTCTCGGCCGCAGCGCCCACACGCAAGCTGCTCGAGCGAGTCCTCCCCGACCCGGGGACCGGCCCCTCACCCGACGCCCAGGAAAAGGGGTTCTTCGACGTCCGCTTCGTCGCGGAGGACCCGGCGTCGGGGACGACCCTGCGGACCCGCGTGCTCGGCGATCGCGACCCCGGCTACGGCGCCACCTCGCGCATGCTGGGCGAGACCGCCCTCGCCCTGGCCGCCGGCGAGGCGACCGTCGGCGGCGGGCACTGGACCCCCGGGGCGGCGCTGGGCGACAGCTTGCTGCGTCGTCTGCCGGCCGCCGCCGGGGTGACGTTCACCGTCCTGGACTGA
- a CDS encoding ATP-binding protein: protein MTPFVGRRREVDALTARAVAGLDGESGVVVVAGPPGIGKSTLVDVVLAPLRSRDPIEVRHAHPDVPGWGLAALRGLIPPALVPPAPHIVVLEDLERLPLPALLALPEAVEGVRAARLLVIAQLCTTEDTPAAVHRMLEDPRLEVTRLRPLSSRDVEEMVVSAGLGAPGGRVSRAVQRATDGNPGLVRALVDTLVAEGAAS from the coding sequence ATGACCCCGTTCGTGGGGCGTCGACGGGAGGTCGACGCCCTCACCGCGCGTGCCGTTGCAGGACTCGACGGCGAGTCAGGCGTCGTCGTCGTGGCCGGCCCGCCCGGCATCGGCAAGTCGACGCTGGTCGATGTGGTGCTGGCGCCGCTGCGCAGCCGGGACCCGATCGAGGTGCGGCACGCCCACCCGGATGTGCCCGGGTGGGGGCTGGCCGCGCTGCGTGGCCTGATCCCTCCCGCGCTGGTTCCGCCCGCCCCGCACATCGTCGTGCTCGAGGACCTCGAGCGCCTGCCGTTGCCGGCGTTGCTGGCGCTGCCGGAGGCCGTCGAGGGGGTTCGCGCCGCTCGGCTGCTGGTCATCGCCCAGCTGTGCACGACCGAGGACACGCCCGCCGCCGTGCACCGGATGCTGGAGGATCCGCGCCTGGAGGTCACCCGGCTGCGTCCGCTGTCGTCGCGGGACGTCGAGGAGATGGTCGTCAGCGCCGGGCTCGGGGCGCCCGGAGGCCGGGTCAGCCGTGCCGTGCAACGGGCCACCGACGGCAACCCCGGCCTGGTGCGGGCCCTGGTCGACACGCTCGTCGCCGAGGGCGCCGCGAGCTGA
- a CDS encoding DUF3048 domain-containing protein has protein sequence MRLRPLLTLLLLVSLLAACGGGDPEVEATETPVAEVTSEPEPEPTEEPTKKPTPEATEEPGPVAPLTGEDIEDEALFDLSVVAVKIDNDIDARPQVGLADADVVIVEPIEGLTRLVAILHSDGSGEVGPVRSGRRVDPQLFGAFEPIFAFSGAAGPNYPAIDGGFSNTVVNDRNQAGWRREGTRSAPHNLFIPLETIRERFPDATGPGATPVFAFDEATPAGGTATDGFTVDYGRFRTQSGWTWSDDGWVRSQDGTPHLSGEPDRNVEGAPIVAANVVVLTVETTGSQAEPVVVLGEGPARIHRDGQVFEGTWSKPTAEDQYRFTTADGSDLPLAPGATWLEIHPTSGTYVPGVPVVETDATEG, from the coding sequence TTGCGCCTGCGACCACTCCTGACCCTGCTCCTGCTCGTTTCGCTCCTCGCCGCCTGCGGTGGGGGCGACCCCGAGGTCGAGGCGACCGAGACCCCCGTCGCCGAGGTCACCTCCGAGCCCGAGCCCGAACCCACCGAGGAGCCGACCAAGAAGCCGACTCCGGAGGCGACGGAGGAACCCGGTCCCGTGGCCCCGTTGACCGGGGAGGACATCGAGGACGAGGCCCTGTTCGACCTGTCCGTCGTCGCGGTCAAGATCGACAACGACATCGATGCGCGACCGCAGGTCGGTCTCGCCGACGCCGACGTCGTGATCGTCGAACCGATCGAGGGGCTGACGCGCCTCGTCGCCATCCTCCACTCCGACGGCAGCGGCGAGGTCGGTCCGGTCCGGAGCGGCCGACGGGTCGACCCCCAGCTGTTCGGGGCCTTCGAACCGATCTTCGCGTTCTCTGGAGCAGCCGGCCCCAACTACCCGGCCATCGACGGTGGGTTCTCCAACACCGTCGTCAACGACCGCAACCAGGCCGGCTGGCGTCGCGAGGGGACCCGCTCGGCACCGCACAACCTGTTCATCCCGCTGGAGACCATCCGCGAGCGGTTCCCCGACGCCACGGGTCCCGGCGCCACCCCGGTGTTCGCCTTCGACGAGGCCACCCCCGCGGGCGGCACGGCCACTGACGGGTTCACCGTCGACTACGGCCGGTTCCGCACCCAGAGCGGCTGGACGTGGTCCGACGACGGGTGGGTCCGCTCCCAGGACGGCACTCCCCACCTGTCGGGCGAACCGGACCGCAACGTCGAGGGTGCCCCGATCGTGGCCGCCAACGTCGTCGTGCTGACCGTCGAGACCACCGGCAGCCAGGCCGAACCCGTCGTCGTGCTCGGCGAGGGCCCCGCCCGCATCCATCGTGACGGGCAGGTCTTCGAGGGCACCTGGTCCAAGCCGACGGCCGAGGACCAGTACCGGTTCACGACCGCCGACGGCAGCGACCTGCCGCTCGCGCCCGGGGCGACGTGGCTGGAGATCCACCCGACCAGCGGCACCTACGTCCCCGGTGTGCCGGTCGTGGAGACCGACGCGACCGAGGGGTAG